The following is a genomic window from Opitutus sp. GAS368.
ACGCAGGATGTCGGGCACCAGGTTGTAGACCGCCGACGTGACGAACCCGATGGTGAGCCGGCCGGCCTCGCCGCGAGACGCCGCCCGCCCGAACTCAAACGCCCCGTCCGCGTGCGACAGCACCAGCCGGGCCCGTTCCAGGAACGCACTCCCCTCCGGGGTCAGTTCCACCTTCCGGCTCGTGCGGTGAAAGAGCCGCAGGCCCAGTTTCTCCTCCAGGGAACGGATCTGCTGGCTGAGCGGCGGCTGGGCCAGCCGCAGCCGGCGCGCGGCCCGCCCGAAATGCAATTCCTCGGCCACGGCGATGAAGTAGCGCAGGTGTCTCAGCTCCATGTTCTGTTCCGGCCATATCTATTAAGTATCGATCGGACGCCAAGATGATATTGGATGTTTCGATCATTTCAGGTGATACTGGGCCCCTCACCCATGTGGATCGTCCGACTCGCCCTCCGCCGCCCTTACACGTTCACCGTGATGGCGCTGCTCATCGTCATTCTCGGCCTGCTGTCCGTCGTCCGCATGGCCAAGGACATCTTCCCGTCGATCGACATCCCGGTCGTGACCGTCCTCTGGGTCTACGGCGGCCTGACGCCCGAGGAGATGGAGAAGCGCATCATCACGATCAGCGAGCGCGCCATGACGACGACGGTGAACGACATCGAACACCTCGAGTCGCAGTCGCTGCCCGGCGCGGGCGTGATCAAGGTCTTCTTCCAGCCGGGCACGAGCATCGACGCCGCCGTCGCGCAGGTCACCGCCATCAACCAGACGATCCTCCGCGTCCTGCCGACCGGCGCCACGCCGCCGCTCGTCATCCGCTTCAGCGC
Proteins encoded in this region:
- a CDS encoding efflux RND transporter permease subunit, encoding MWIVRLALRRPYTFTVMALLIVILGLLSVVRMAKDIFPSIDIPVVTVLWVYGGLTPEEMEKRIITISERAMTTTVNDIEHLESQSLPGAGVIKVFFQPGTSIDAAVAQVTAINQTILRVLPTGATPPLVIRFSASNVPILQLGLGSKTLTEQALYDIGLNFLRAQLATVQGASVPLPNGGKVR